Within the Polymorphobacter megasporae genome, the region TCGCCGCCGCCGGTATTGGGACGCTGCGGACGCCGCCGGTCGCGCCGGTCGCGGGCTGCTTCCCCTGCCCGGTCGAAATCCGCACCGACGATCCTGACAGCTGCCCGGCGTTCCTCGGGCGCGCAGTTCGCGGCGTCGTCAACGGCCCCTCGCCCGACTGGCTCCAGCGGCGGCTCCGCGCGATCGGGCAGAAGCCGATCTCGGCGCTTGTCGACATCACCAATTTCATCACCTTCGACCGTGGCCGCCCGCTTCACGTCTACGACCTCGCGCATGTCACCGGCGGACTGACCGCCAGGCGCGCGGTGCCGGGCGAAAGCGTCGCCGCGCTCAACGGCAAGACCTATGCGCTCGACGCGACAATGACCGTCATCGCCGACGACCGCGAAGTCCACGACATCGGCGGGATCATGGGCGGGGCGGCGTCGGGCGTGTCGGCGGCGACGACCGACGTGCTGATTGAATGCGCCTATTTCGCCCCCGAGCGGATCGGCGCGACCGGGCGCAAGCTTGGGCTGAGCAGCGACGCGCGCGCGCGCTTCGAACGCGGTGTCGACCCCGGTTTCCTCGTCGGCGGCCTCGACCTCGCGACCGCGATGGTCCTCGACCTGTGCGGCGGCGAGGCGTCCGACGCGGTCGTCGCCGGCAGCATCCCCGTCCCCGACAAGACCGTGATGTACCGCCCCGACCGCACCCGCACCCTCGCGGGGGTCGCGGTCGGGACCGACGAACAGGCGGCGATCCTGACGCGGCTCGGCTTCGGCGTGACGCGCGGCGAGCGCTGGCGCATCGCCGTGCCGTCGTGGCGGCGCGACATCGACGGCGAGGCCGATATCGTCGAGGAAGTCGTCCGCATCAACGGCTTTGCGCATATCCCGTCGACCCCGCTGCCGCGCGCCGAGGGCGTCGCCCGCCCGACCGCGACCCCGGCGCAATTGATCGAGCGCCGCCTTAGCCGCGCACTCGCCGCGCGCGGGCTCGACGAGGCGGTGACATGGAGCTTCGTCTCCCCGGCGCAGGCCGAGCCGTTCGGCGGCGCGGCGTGGACGCTCGACAATCCGATCTCGTCCGAGCTGTCGGCGATGCGTCCGTCGCTCGTCCCCGGGCTGCTCGCGGCGGCGAAGCGCAACCTCGACCGCGGCGAGGCGGGCGTCCGGCTGTTCGAGGTCGGGCGGCGCTATCTGGCCGATGGCGAGCACGCCACTGCTGCGATCGTGATGGCCGGTGCCGCGCGCGCGCGCGACTGGCGGACCGGCGCGGCGACGACTTATTCGGCGTTCGACGCGAAGGCCGAGGCGGTCGCCGCGCTCGCCGCCGCCGGGGTGCCGGTCGACCGGCTGAGCGTCCTGCCGCCCGTCGATCCGTGGTTCCACCCCGGGCGTTCGGGCCGCCTCGCACTCGGAGCGAAGATGGTTCTGGCGAGCTTCGGCGAGCTCCACCCGCGCGTCGCGACGACACGCGAGCCGGTCGCGGTCGCCGAAATCTACCTCGATGCGATCCCGGCGGCGCGGTCGGGCAAGCGGTCGCGCCCGGCGTTCACCCCGCCGCCGTTGCAGGCGATAACCCGCGACTTCGCCTTCGTCGTCGCCGCCGATCTGCCCGCAGAGACGCTGCTGCGGAGCGTTCGCGGCGCCGACAAGGTGGCGATCACCAACGTCGCGCTGTTCGACCGCTTCCCGCTCGACGACAAGGTCAGCCTTGCGTTGACGGTAACGCTCCAGCCGGTCGAGCGCAGCTTCACCGATGCCGACATCGACGCGATCTCGGCGAAGATCGTCGCCGCCGCGGCGAAGGTTGGCGGCGTGCTGCGGGGCTAGGTTATCATTTCGACGTCATCCCCGTGAAAGCGGGGACCCAAAGTCCCTGCCAGTGGTGACCTTCGGTCCCCGCCTTCGCGGGGATGACAATCGGTAATTAAGCGGGACTTTCCTGCGCCACGAACGCGGCGATCGCAGCGCCGAGGTTGGGCATCGTGACCGAACTCATGTGCGTCCCCGGGATCTCGTTATAGTGTGCGTTAGGCAGCGCCGCCGCGAGATCGGGGGCCGAGCCATTGTCCTGATCGGCGGCACCGCACACCACCAGCGCCGGGGTCGCCAGCGCGCGGATCGCGTCGATCGACGTTTCCGCCTGCGCGCGGAGGAGGTGCGACACCGCCTCACCGTCGATCTTGTTGGTCTTCATGAACTGGACCGCGAGCCAGCCGGGGGTGCCGCGCGCGAAGCTGTCGGGCTCGGCGATGACGTTTAGGAACCAGCCGGTCCGCCGGTTCGACTCGATCAACCCGGCGAGGCCCATCCCGGCGAGGACCACGCGGCGCGGACGCATCCCACGAACCATCAAGCGCACCGCGGTCCGGCTGCCGAGCGAATAGCCGCCGAGGTCGAAGTCGGTCAGCCCGAGGTGCGCGACGAGCGCCTCGACATCGCGCGACAGGACGTCGACCGGGTACGCAGCGGCGTCGTGCGGCTTGGCACTCAGCCCGTGCCCGCGGAAATCGGGCATGATGACACGGAACCCGGCGGCGGCGATCGTCGCGGCGGTGCCGAACCTGATCCAGTTGGTAACCGCGTCGCTGAACAGCCCGTGGAGCAGGACGACGGGCCGCCCCTCCCCGACCTCGCGCCATACGATCGCCTGCCCGTCGAACGAAGCAAAGGTCTGCGCCGGCACGGCGGTCTTGGTCGGGTCATTGCTCATGCGCGTTCGATACGCTCCGGCTTGGACACCGGCAATCGAAGCGTGCCGGGGCAGGATCTCCCTGCCCCGGCGTGGTCGACTAGAAGTGGAAGTTCAGCCCTGCCGTCACAGCGTTGCGGCGGTAATTGCTGGTGACGTTGCCCTCGTTGGCGAACGAGGCGTCGTACAGGTTGCGCGTGCCGTATTCCGAGTAGTTATACTCGACCCGGGCCGTCACCGCGCGGGCGATCGCCTGCTCGTAGCCGACGCCGACGGTGTAGCCGTCACGGTTCTCGACATCGTATCCGGTGCCGTTTCCGGTGTCGAAGCGCGCGTTCGAATAGCCGCCGCGGACGTAGACCAGCCCGCCGGGATTGACGAGATAACCAAGGCGGCCGGTTCCGTTGAAGGTCCGTCCGACGCGCAGATCGTAGATGTTGTTATAGCCGTCGTACGACCGGCCATCGCCGGTCCGCCCGGTCGCGCTCGCCTCGACACCGAGGACGAAGTGCGGGCTCAGACGGTAGTCGTAGCCGATCTGTCCGCCATAGGCGAAACCCGACGTCCGGTCGCGCGCGCGGTAGAACGAGCCGTCGGCGGTCGCGAGCCCGAGCCGCTGCTCATCCTGCTGCCAGCCGCCCTGGATACCGATGTACGGCCCGTTGAACGCCTGCGTCGGCTCGCTGACGACCGAACCGACCTGGGCCGATGCCGACGCAGCGGCCAACGCCGCAGATGCGGCGAAAATGAATTTCATCATAAGGAGGGAACCTCTTAAGCTAATTACCGGTGAAAACGCGCCGGTACCCGGAGCAGCCTCGCACGGCGCAATTGCAGCCGATTAGCGAAGCCGTCACCAAAACGTCTTACGCAATAAAAGGAGCCAAACCCTTGGCGGGATTGTCATTCCGCCCGCGATTCAAGCGGGCGGAATCGTCAAGCGGCGACAAGCGGCTGCCTTGCCCCGGGCCCGAACGGGCGAAACGAACGCTGCGGGACGGGTCTAAGCCGCCTTTTTCAGGTGCCGCCGCCCGAGCAGCTCGGCGATCTGGACCGCGTTGAGCGCCGCACCCTTGCGGAGATTATCCGCGACGCACCACAGCTGCAGGCCGTATTCGACGGTCGGATCCTTGCGGACGCGGCTGACGTAGGTCGCATATTCGCCGACGCATTCGAGCGGGGTGATGTAGCCGCCGTCTTCGCGCTTATCGACGAGCATGACGCCGGGGGCCTCGCGCAGGATCGCCTGCGCCTGTGCCGCCGACAACGGCCGCTCGAACTCGATCGAGATCGCTTCGGAGTGACCGACAAAGACCGGCACGCGGACGCACGTCGCGGCGACCTTGATGTCCTGCCCCATGATCTTCGCGGTTTCGGCGACCATCTTCCATTCTTCCTTGGTCTGGCCGTCGGGCATGAAGACGTCGATGTGCGGGATGACGTTGAAGGCGATCTGCTTGGTGAACTTCGAATGCGTCTTGGGGTCGCCGACGAAGACCGCGCGGGTCTGTTCGAACAGCTCGTCCATCCCCGCCTTGCCCGCGCCCGAAACCGACTGGTAGGTCGCGACGACGACGCGCTTGATCGTCGCCGCCTCGTGGAGCGGCTGGAGCGCGACGACCATCTGTGCAGTCGAACAGTTCGGGTTCGCGATGATATTGCGCTTGGTGTAGCCGTCGATCGCGGTCGGGTTGACCTCGGGCACGATCAGCGGGACGTCGCGCTCCATGCGGAACAGCGACGAATTGTCGATGACCACGCACCCGGCGGCGGCGGCGATCGGGGCGTATTGCGCCGCCGGGCCCGACCCTGCCGCGAACAGCGCGATGTCATAGCCGGAGAAGTCGAAATGCTCGAGGTTCTGCACCTTGAGCGTGCGCCCGTCCTCGCCGAAATCGATGATGTCGCCCTGGCTGCGCCCGCTCGCGAGCGCAGCGATTTCCTTGATCGGAAACTGCCGCTCGGCAAGGATGTTGAGCATCTCGCGCCCGACGCTCCCGGTCGCGCCGACGACGGCGACGTTGTAGGCCATTCGTGTTCTCCTGTGGGTGCGCGACTTAGCGACGCGCAGGCAGATCGGCAAGTCGAGCGCGGAAACCGGAAAGCGCCAGACCGCAGCGCCCAGCCGTGCGATACGCCTCCGGGGGAGACTTTGATGACCGATCAGACGATGACGATCCGCGCGCTCGACGCTGCCGCCACCGCGGCCAAGGCGTATGTCACCGGACTCGATGCCGCTCCCGTCGCGGCAACGGTGAGCCTCGCCGACCTCCGCGCCCGGCTCGACATCGGGCTGGGCGATACCGGAACCGCTGCGGACGAGGTGATCACGGACCTTGTTGCCGCCGTCGAGGGCGGGATTACCGGCAGCGCTGGCGGTCGGTTTTTCGCCTGGGTCATCGGCGGCACCCTCCCCTCGGCGCTCGCCGCCGACTGGCTTGCCGCGACATGGGACCAGAATGCCGGCCTGACAGCGTGCAGCCCGGCCGCGTCGGCGGTCGAGGAGATCGCTGGGAATTGGCTCAAGGACGTGCTGGGCCTACCGGCAGCGGCGTCGTTCGCGCTGACCAGCGGTTGCCAGATGGCGCATGCGACCTGCCTTGCGGCGGCGCGCCACCGGCTGCTCGCCGGCCGCGGCTGGGACGTCGAGGCCGACGGTCTCGCCGGGGGGCCGCCGATCATGGTGATCGCGAACGACCAGCGGCATTTGTCGATCGATCGCGCGCTGCGGCTGCTCGGGATCGGCACGAAGGCGCTCTTGCCTGTCGCAACCGGCGACGACGGGCGGATCCTGCTGACCGCATTCGACGCCGCTCTCGCCGCCGCGGGCGACCGCCCGGTGATCGTCGCGCTCAATGCCGCCGACCTCAACATCGGGTCGTGCGACGACTTCGCCACGCTGATCCCACGCGCCAAGGCGGCCGGCGCGTGGGTCCATGTCGACGGCGCGTTCGGCTTGTGGGCGAAGGCGTCGCCACGGCACCGCGCGGTCGTCGACGGGGTCGAACGCGCCGACAGCTGGGCGACCGACGCGCACAAATGGCTCAACATCCCGTACGACTGCGGAATCGCCGTCGTTGCCGACGCCCCCGCGCACCGCGCCGCGATGACGGTATCGGCGAGCTACATGCCGGTCGGCGGCGATGCACGCGAGGCGGTCGACTGGAACCCCGAATGGAGCCGCCGGGCACGCGGTTTCGTCGTCTATGCGGCGCTGCGTGAGTTGGGGCGCGACGGCATCACAGCGCTCGTCGACCGCTGCTGCGCGCATGCCGCGACGCTGGCGCACGGCATCGCCGCGCTCCCCGGCGCGCGGCTGATCGGCGGCCCCGGGCTCAATCAGGCGCTGATCTCGTTCGGCGACGCGACCGATGCCGTCATCGCCCGGATCAACGCGAGCGGCGAGGCGATGTTCGGGGCGACGACGTGGCGCGGCCAGCGCGCGATGCGGATCTGCGTGATTAACTGGCGAACGACCGACGCCGATATCGCACGCGCGATTGCCGCGGTCGCGGCGGCGCTCGACTAGAGGTGCGCGAGGACCGCGTCGGCCATCGCGGCGGTTGCCAGCGTCCCGCCGATGTCGCGCGTCCGCGCACCGCCATCGAGCGCCGCTGCGACCGCCGCTTCGACCGCGTCGGCGAGATCGGGCCGCCCGAGCGAGTAGCGCAGCCCCATCGCGAGGCTGAGGATCGACGCACACGGGTTCGCCACCCCCTGCCCGGCAATGTCGGGCGCGCTGCCGTGGATCGGCTCGTACAGCCCCGGCGTCCCCGCCTCGCCCAGCGCCGCCGATGGCAGCATGCCGAGCGATCCCGTCAGCATCGCCGCCGCGTCGGACAGGATATCGCCGAACAGATTGTCGGTGAGAATGATGTCGAACTGCTTCGGCGCCTTGACCAGCTGCATCGCGGCGTTGTCGGCGAGGATATGCGTCAGGTCGATGTGCGGATAGTCGGCGTCGCGGAGCGCCTGCACCTCCTCACGCCACAACAGCCCCGCTTCCATCACGTTCGCCTTTTCGGCCGAAGCGACCCGGCGACTCCGGTGCTTGGCGAGGTCGAAGGCGACCCGTGCGACGCGGCGGATTTCAGACGACGTATAGACGTGGGTGTTGACGCCGCGGCGCTCGCCATTGCCGAGATCCTCGATCCCGCGCGGCTCGCCGAAATAGACCCCGCCGGTGAGTTCGCGGACGAACAGGATGTCGAGCCCGTCGACGATCTCGCGCTTGAGGCTCGACGCGTCGGCGAGCGCGGCGAAACATTTCGCCGGGCGCAGGTTGGCGAAGACGTTCATCCCCGCGCGCAGTGCCAGCAGCCCTGCCTCGGGACGCTTGTCGTACGCCTGCTTTGCCCATTGCGGCCCGCCGACCGCGCCCATCAGCACCGCGTCGGACGCCTTTGCCTGCGCGAGCGTCTCTGCGGTCAGCGGCACGCCGTCGGCATCGATCGCCGCGCCGCCGAAGCGCGCAGTCGCCGTCGTCACGTCGAGGCCGTGATGCGTGTTGAGCCGGTCGACGACGCGCGCGGCCTGCGCGGTGACTTCGGGGCCGATCCCGTCGCCGGGGAGGAGGAGCAGGGTCTTGGTCATCGTGCCCCCGTAGCCGAGGCGACGGCGCTTCGCCAAGCCGGACGCGCGCCGTCCGGACTTAATTGCGCCTTAGCCGATACATTTCGCGAGGCCCCCGATCGCCGTGCGATACGCGTCCGACGACGGATCGCATTCGGCGAGCAGGTTCATGATCGTCCCAGCGCTGGTGCCGCCCCCGACGAATGCCATCGACCACGCCCCGAACGACCGCGCGCCGACCGACTGACGCGACATGATATGGATGCCGGAGTGGCGCCGATCGGTCGTGATTGTGGCAAGCATCGGATCGACGTCGCTCGCGGCGCCCTCCAGGATTTGCACGAATCGCCCGGAATTAAAGGCCAGGACGCCGGTAATCTTCCGCTTTGCGTTGTTAATCAGCGATTTCTCGACGATTTCGGCGAGCGTAATGAAAAAAGTCGACGAGCCGTCGTCGACGATGCTGGTACTGCGATAGGCGAGCTGAATCATGCCATGATGACTCCATCAGCGTCGTTCGCAAGTCAACTACATATGTTACTTACACGTAATGAAAATTATTCAGAATAGGATTTTGAGGACTTGTCGATCTGTTAACGCGTTGCTGCCCCCGCGAGCCACGGGCGCTCGCTCGCCAGCCGCGCCTCGTAGCGCGCGATCGCCGGGGCCATCGTCAGCGTCAGGCCGATCTCGTCCTGCCCCGACAGCAGGGCGGCCTTGCGGAACGGGTCGACGGCGAAGGTGAAGCGGTCCTGATAGCCGGTCGTGACGACCTGGTTTTCGAGGTCGACGGTGATGTCGGCATCGGCGGCGACGACCATCAGCCGGTCGATCTGCTCCTGCGGCAGTTCGACCAGCACCAGTCCGTTCTTGTACGAATTGCCGCTGAAGATATCGGCGAAGCTCGGTGCGATGACGACGCGGAAGCCCATGTCGGCGAGCGCCCATGGCGCGTGTTCGCGGCTCGACCCGCAGCCGAAGTTGTCGCCCGCGATCAGGATCGGCGCGCCCGTGTTGCGGGCCGAGTCGAAGATGTTGCCGGGGTCGCTGCGGATGACGTCGAACGCCCCCGCGCCGAGCCCCGACCGCGTCACGGTCTTGAGAAAGCGCGACGGGATGATGACGTCGGTGTCGACATTCTCCGCGCCGAACGGGACGGCGATACCGGTGACGGTGTGGAACGGTTGCATCAGCCCATCAACTCGCGGACGTCGGTGAGATGGCCGGTGACCGCCGCCGCCGCCGCCATCGCGGGCGACAACAGATGCGTCCGTGCGCCGGGACCCTGGCGGCCGACGAAGTTGCGGTTGCTCGTCGAGGCGCAGCGCTCACCCGCCGGGACCTTGTCGGGGTTCATGCCGAGGCACATCGAGCAGCCGGGCGCGCGCCAGTCGAACCCCGCCTCGATGAAGATGCGGTCGAGCCCCTCGGCTTCGGCCTGAAGCTTGACCAGCCCCGACCCCGGCACGACGAGCGCCTGGCGGATGCCGCTGGCGACGTGACGCCCCTTTGCGACCGCGGCGGCGGCGCGAAGGTCCTCGATCCGGCTGTTGGTGCAGCTGCCGATGAAGATATTCTCGACGACGACATCCTCGAGCCGTGTCCCCGCCGCGAGGCCCATGTAATCGAGCGACTTCGCCGCGGCGAGGCGCTTGCCGGCGTCGGCGAAGCTGTCGGGTGACGGGACGACCCCGGTGATCGCGACGACGTCCTCGGGGCTCGTCCCCCACGTTACCAGCGGCGCGATCGCTTCGCCGTCGATGACGACGACGCGGTCGTAGGCGGCGCCGCGATCACTCGGCAGCGTCCGCCAATACGCGACGGCGGCGTCCCACGCGGCTCCGGTCGGCGACCGCGGGCGGCCGCGCAGATACTCGAACACCTTGGCGTCGGGGGCGACGAGCCCGGCGCGCGCACCCGCCTCGATCGCCATGTTGCACACCGTCATCCGGCCCTCGATGCTCAGCGCGTCGATGACCTCGCCGGTATATTCGATGACCGACCCGGTCCCCCCGGCAGTGCCGAGCGCGCCGACGATCGCCAGCGCGACGTCCTTCGCCGAAATCGAGAAGCCGAGCGTTCCGGTGACGCGGACCTCCATCGAGCTCGACTGCTTGAGCAGGAGCGTCTGGGTGGCGAAGACGTGCTCGACCTCGCTCGTGCCGATGCCGAATGCCAATGCCCCGAGCGCGCCATGCGTCGCGGTGTGGCTGTCGCCGCAGACGAGGGTCGTGCCGGGCAAGGTGAACCCCTGCTCGGGCCCGATGACGTGGACGATGCCCTGCGCGGCGGCGTTCAATTCGATCAGCTCGACCCCGAACTCGGCGCAATTGGCGGTCAGCGTTTCGACCTGCAACGCCGACTGCGGGTCGACGATCGGCTCGAACCGGTGGTTGGTCGGGACATTATGATCGGGCACCGCGAGCGTCAGGTCGGGGCGATGGACCGCGCGCCCGGCAAGCCGGAGTCCCTCGAATGCCTGCGGGGTCGTCACCTCGTGGATCAGATGGCGGTCGATCCAGATCAGCGCGGTGCCGTCGTCGCGCTGTTCGACGACATGGTCGTCCCAGATCTTGGCATACAGGGTGCGGGGGGTTGTCATCGGCGATGGGGTACGAAGGTGCGGCGTTAGGGTCAACTCCACGCGCCGTCATCGCTTCAATCAACCTGTCATCCCCGCGAAAGCGAGGACCCAAGGTCACCGCCGGTCGTGACTATGGGTCCCCGCTTTCGCGGGGATGACAGTATTGTGTAGGAGCGTGTGATGCTCGATGCAGTCATCATCGGCGGCGGCCACAACGGCCTCGTCGCCGCTTTCTACCTCGCCCGCGCTGGGATGAAGGTGCGCGTCGTCGAGGCGCGCGGGGTCGTCGGCGGCGCGGCGGTGACCGAGGAGTTCGCCCCCGGCTTCCGCAATTCGGTCGCGAGCTACACCGTCAGCCTGCTCCGCCCGAAGATCGTCGCCGACATGGACCTGCCGGCGCACGGCTACCGCGTGGTTTCGCGCGACCTTGCGAACTTCCTGCCGTTGCCCGGCAGCAACCATCTCAAGGTCGGCGGCGGGCTGGCGCGGACGCAGGCCGAGTTCGCGCGCTTCTCCGCCGCCGACGCCGCCGCCCTCCCCGCTTACTACGCCGCGCTCGAAGCCGTCGCCGACGTCCTCCGCCACCTCGCGCTGACCACCCCGCCGAACGCGGGCGGCGGCTTGCGCGCGCTGTTGGCAATGGCAGCACAAGGGCGCGGGGCGGCGCGGCTGGGGATCGAGGCGCAGCGCGATGTCCTCGCACTGTTTACCCAGAGTGCGCGGCAATTCCTCGACGGCTGGTTCGAGAGCGCCCCGGTCAAAGCGGCCTTCGGCTTCGATGCGGTCGTCGGCAACTACGCCAGCCCCGACACGCCGGGGTCGGCGTACGTCCTGCTTCACCACGTCTTCGGCGAGGTCAACGGCGTCAAGGGCGCGTGGGGCCACGCGGTCGGCGGGATGGGGGCGATCACCCAGGCGATGGCCGCGGCGTGCACGGACGCCGGGGTCGAGATCGTCCTCGACGCTCCGGTCGCGCGGGTGCTGACGAGCGGCGGCCGTGCGACCGGGGTCCGCCTGGTGTCGGGCGAGGAGATCGCGGCGAAGATCGTCGTCGCCAACGTCACCCCGAAACTGCTGTTCGAAAAGCTCGTCGACCCTGCCGACCTGACCCCCGCCTTCCGCCGCCGCATCGCCGGAACGCGCTACGGCTCGGGCAGCTTCCGGATGAACGTCGCGCTGCGCGAACTGCCCGACTTCACCACGCTCCCCGGCCCCGGCGAGCACCACCGCAGCGGCATCATCATCGCGCCGAGCCTCGACTATATGGACCGCGCCTTCACCGACGCCCGGGCGCACGGCTGGTCGCGCGAACCGATCGTCGAGATGACGATCCCGTCGACGGTCGATCCGGGACTCGCGCCGCCGGGGATGCACGTCGCCAGCCTGTTCGCACAGCAGTTCGCCCCGGTCCTGCCCGATGGCCGGAGCTGGGACGACGAGCGCGCCGCCGCCGCCGACTCGATCATCGACACCGTGACCAAGGCCGCGCCGAACTTCCGCGCCAGCATCATCGCGTCGACCGCGCTGTCGCCGCCCGACCTCGAGCGCAAGTTCGGGCTGACCGGCGGTGACATCTTCCATGGCAGCATGGGGATGGACCAACTCTGGTCGGCGCGCCCGGTCCTCGGCAACGCGAGCTACCGCGCGCCGGTCCGCGGGCTGTACCTGTGCGGCGCGGGCAGCCACCCCGGCGGCGGCGTCACCGGCGCCCCGGGGCACAATGCCGCGCACGAGATCCTCGCCGACCGGCGCTGGTGGCGCGCGCGCTGGCCGTCTTGAAACTGCAACAGCGCGGGTGCAACGGAAGCGGCATGCGTATCTTGCTTGCCGCTGCCATCGCCCTTCTCCCCACGCCCGCATTCGCGTGGGGCAAGACCGGGCACCGTGTCATCGGCGCGATCGCCGAGCGGATGATCAGCCATCGCGCGCGCAACGGCGTCCGTGCGATCCTCGGCACCGAGAGCATCGCCGAAGCGTCGGCGTGGCCCGACTTCGAACGCTCGAACCCCGACGCCTTCTGGCAGAAGGAGGCGGGGCCGTTGCATTATGTCACCGTTCCCGCCGGCAAGACCTATGCCGAGGTCGGGGCACCTCCCGAAGGCGACGCCGTCACCGCGCTCAAGCGCTTCGCCGCAACGGTCCGCGACCGCAACGCGCCGCTCGCCGACCGGCAGCTCGCGCTGCGCTTCATCATTCACATCGTCGGCGACCTCCACCAGCCGCTCCACGCGGGCAACGGCACCGACAAGGGCGGCAACGACGTCAAGGTCATCTTCCAGCGCGAGCCGACCAACCTCCACGCGGTGTGGGATTCGCGGCTGATCGACCAGGAGCAGCTGTCGTACACCGAGATGGCCAACTGGCTGAACGCGCGCATCACCCGCGCCGATCGCGCGAAATGGCGCGATCCGAACCCGCTGACATGGATCGGCGAGTCCGCCGCGATCCGCGACCGCATCTATCCTGAAGCGCCCAAGTCGGACGCCGGAAAGCCCGACGCCGGGAAACCGGGCGAGCCGATCAAGCTCGGCTTCGACTATATCTATGCGTGGACCCCGACCCGCGACCTCCGCCTCGAACAAGGCGGGGTTCGGCTGGCGGCGTATCTCGACTGGGTCTTCGCCCGGCATCCGGCGCAACTGTAACCCGCACGCAGTCGAGCACGAAGAACTCCGGTCCACCGGAGGGTTACCCATGCGCCTGCTCACGCCGATCACCGCGATCGTTGCCGTCCTCGCCGCGATGCCGGCAATCGCTGGCATCGACATCGGCCCTGCGGTTGGAGCCATGGCGCCGTCGCTTGCAGCAACGGTCGTCGATTCCGCGGGTAAGCCGGAGTCGCTCGCGTCGGTCCGCGGCAAGCGTGGCACCGTCCTAATGTTTTTCCGCTCGGCGAAGTGGTGCCCGTATTGCCAGCACCAGTTGATCGAGTTCAAGGCCGCCGCCGCACCGCTCGCGCAACGCGGCTACACGCTCGTCGCGATCAGCTACGACGCGCCCGACACGCTGACCGGCTTCGCCGCGAAGCAGGACATCGGCTTCACCCTTTTGTCCGACCCGGGATCGAAGACGATCGACGCGTGGAAGCTGCGCGACCCGCAATACGCCCCCGATAGCTTCGCCTTCGGCGTGCCGCGCCCGGCGATCTTCGTCATCGACACCAAGGGCGTGATCCGCGCCAAGCTTGCTGAGGACGGCTACAAAATTCGCCCATCGGTCGAAGCGGTTCTCGCCGCTGTCGACACGGTCAAATAGGGTCGACCCGCTCGGTCACCTGCCGTCCTTACGGGCTGACTACCCCGCCTAGCTCTACCACCCGCTCATGCGACGATAGGTCGCAATAGTCGCCATTCGGTATTACTATGTTGCTAATATAACACATAAATTAAGGTTATTAAGGCGAAACCACCTTTCGATTGTACGGTATAACGTTTCATTTCAGTGTCGTGACAGTCGCGGATCACGGGCAACCCGCGGCTAAACAGGGGTCACTGAACATGAAGATACACCGACAAACTCTGCTTGCGGCTGCCATTCTCGGCAGCCTGGCGGCGACGAGCGCGTCCGCCTTGACGATCAATCTGATCAATACCGGCGGCGTCGAAGACGGCACCGCAGCCTACACTGGCTTTCGCGCCGCCGCGAATTACTGGGAGTCGATGTTCAGCGACAA harbors:
- a CDS encoding aspartate-semialdehyde dehydrogenase, producing MAYNVAVVGATGSVGREMLNILAERQFPIKEIAALASGRSQGDIIDFGEDGRTLKVQNLEHFDFSGYDIALFAAGSGPAAQYAPIAAAAGCVVIDNSSLFRMERDVPLIVPEVNPTAIDGYTKRNIIANPNCSTAQMVVALQPLHEAATIKRVVVATYQSVSGAGKAGMDELFEQTRAVFVGDPKTHSKFTKQIAFNVIPHIDVFMPDGQTKEEWKMVAETAKIMGQDIKVAATCVRVPVFVGHSEAISIEFERPLSAAQAQAILREAPGVMLVDKREDGGYITPLECVGEYATYVSRVRKDPTVEYGLQLWCVADNLRKGAALNAVQIAELLGRRHLKKAA
- a CDS encoding outer membrane protein — its product is MMKFIFAASAALAAASASAQVGSVVSEPTQAFNGPYIGIQGGWQQDEQRLGLATADGSFYRARDRTSGFAYGGQIGYDYRLSPHFVLGVEASATGRTGDGRSYDGYNNIYDLRVGRTFNGTGRLGYLVNPGGLVYVRGGYSNARFDTGNGTGYDVENRDGYTVGVGYEQAIARAVTARVEYNYSEYGTRNLYDASFANEGNVTSNYRRNAVTAGLNFHF
- a CDS encoding alpha/beta fold hydrolase, coding for MSNDPTKTAVPAQTFASFDGQAIVWREVGEGRPVVLLHGLFSDAVTNWIRFGTAATIAAAGFRVIMPDFRGHGLSAKPHDAAAYPVDVLSRDVEALVAHLGLTDFDLGGYSLGSRTAVRLMVRGMRPRRVVLAGMGLAGLIESNRRTGWFLNVIAEPDSFARGTPGWLAVQFMKTNKIDGEAVSHLLRAQAETSIDAIRALATPALVVCGAADQDNGSAPDLAAALPNAHYNEIPGTHMSSVTMPNLGAAIAAFVAQESPA
- a CDS encoding pyridoxal phosphate-dependent decarboxylase family protein is translated as MTDQTMTIRALDAAATAAKAYVTGLDAAPVAATVSLADLRARLDIGLGDTGTAADEVITDLVAAVEGGITGSAGGRFFAWVIGGTLPSALAADWLAATWDQNAGLTACSPAASAVEEIAGNWLKDVLGLPAAASFALTSGCQMAHATCLAAARHRLLAGRGWDVEADGLAGGPPIMVIANDQRHLSIDRALRLLGIGTKALLPVATGDDGRILLTAFDAALAAAGDRPVIVALNAADLNIGSCDDFATLIPRAKAAGAWVHVDGAFGLWAKASPRHRAVVDGVERADSWATDAHKWLNIPYDCGIAVVADAPAHRAAMTVSASYMPVGGDAREAVDWNPEWSRRARGFVVYAALRELGRDGITALVDRCCAHAATLAHGIAALPGARLIGGPGLNQALISFGDATDAVIARINASGEAMFGATTWRGQRAMRICVINWRTTDADIARAIAAVAAALD
- the pheT gene encoding phenylalanine--tRNA ligase subunit beta; this encodes MKFTLSWLRDHLDTDASLDRILTALTDCGLEVEGVTDPAKALAPFVIAEVLTAAPHPQADKLQVLTVTTGGDSVQVVCGAPNARAGMKGVFGAVGTYVPGSDLTLKVASIRGVESRGMMCSMRELELSDEHDGIIDLPEDAPIGTAYAAWAALDDPVIEVGITPNRQDCMGVAGIARDLAAAGIGTLRTPPVAPVAGCFPCPVEIRTDDPDSCPAFLGRAVRGVVNGPSPDWLQRRLRAIGQKPISALVDITNFITFDRGRPLHVYDLAHVTGGLTARRAVPGESVAALNGKTYALDATMTVIADDREVHDIGGIMGGAASGVSAATTDVLIECAYFAPERIGATGRKLGLSSDARARFERGVDPGFLVGGLDLATAMVLDLCGGEASDAVVAGSIPVPDKTVMYRPDRTRTLAGVAVGTDEQAAILTRLGFGVTRGERWRIAVPSWRRDIDGEADIVEEVVRINGFAHIPSTPLPRAEGVARPTATPAQLIERRLSRALAARGLDEAVTWSFVSPAQAEPFGGAAWTLDNPISSELSAMRPSLVPGLLAAAKRNLDRGEAGVRLFEVGRRYLADGEHATAAIVMAGAARARDWRTGAATTYSAFDAKAEAVAALAAAGVPVDRLSVLPPVDPWFHPGRSGRLALGAKMVLASFGELHPRVATTREPVAVAEIYLDAIPAARSGKRSRPAFTPPPLQAITRDFAFVVAADLPAETLLRSVRGADKVAITNVALFDRFPLDDKVSLALTVTLQPVERSFTDADIDAISAKIVAAAAKVGGVLRG